The following are encoded together in the Capsulimonas corticalis genome:
- a CDS encoding M28 family peptidase codes for MKPFTRTAAALALLMLPGCVSHSKSGPSSAATPPPPAALAHPPFDGQRAFGFLKAQCDFGPRPPHTAAHEKCRDYILKELTPYVDKVDTQIFPYRDDARGVRLSLTNIIGVINPDAKRKIVLFTHWDTRPTADQELDEADKKKPIVGADDGASGTAVLLELAHQFHDKKPDIGVVLLFVDGEDWGPGDDKMYLGAKYFAAHPGPYKPDYAILLDMIGDDHLEVHRETTSQKLHPELNDKVWNAAAALGYSAQFPNDAKYEITDDHDSFNAAGIPAIDLIDFDYAYWHTLGDTPEHCRPESLQVTGEVVSSVVYGEK; via the coding sequence TTGAAGCCGTTCACGCGCACCGCCGCCGCCCTCGCCCTGCTGATGCTGCCGGGCTGCGTCTCCCATTCCAAATCCGGCCCATCCAGCGCGGCTACTCCCCCGCCGCCCGCCGCCCTCGCGCATCCGCCGTTCGACGGCCAGCGCGCCTTCGGTTTTTTGAAGGCGCAGTGCGACTTCGGCCCGCGTCCCCCGCACACGGCCGCGCATGAGAAGTGCAGGGACTATATTCTTAAAGAACTGACGCCGTATGTGGACAAAGTCGACACGCAGATCTTCCCATATCGGGACGACGCGCGCGGCGTACGCCTGTCGCTGACGAACATCATCGGCGTGATCAATCCCGACGCAAAGCGTAAGATCGTCCTGTTCACGCACTGGGACACCCGCCCCACGGCGGACCAGGAACTGGACGAAGCGGATAAGAAGAAGCCAATCGTCGGCGCCGACGACGGCGCGTCCGGCACGGCGGTTCTCTTGGAGCTCGCGCATCAGTTCCATGACAAAAAGCCCGACATCGGCGTCGTGCTGCTGTTCGTCGACGGCGAAGACTGGGGTCCGGGCGACGACAAGATGTACCTGGGCGCCAAGTACTTCGCCGCCCACCCCGGCCCCTACAAGCCCGACTACGCCATTCTGCTCGACATGATCGGCGACGACCACCTGGAAGTCCATCGCGAGACCACCTCCCAGAAGCTTCATCCCGAGCTCAACGACAAAGTCTGGAACGCCGCCGCCGCCCTCGGCTACAGCGCCCAGTTCCCCAATGACGCCAAGTACGAAATCACCGACGACCACGACTCCTTCAACGCCGCCGGCATTCCCGCCATCGACCTAATCGATTTCGACTACGCCTACTGGCACACGCTGGGCGACACGCCGGAGCACTGCCGTCCGGAGAGTTTACAAGTGACGGGCGAAGTGGTGTCGAGTGTGGTTTATGGGGAGAAGTAG